One region of Armigeres subalbatus isolate Guangzhou_Male chromosome 3, GZ_Asu_2, whole genome shotgun sequence genomic DNA includes:
- the LOC134225802 gene encoding collagen alpha-1(IV) chain-like — protein sequence MFQRFTVKLLAVIFSPLLVAGKHFVKWDGQCGGEKQPSQWYPRPVAVHFENACYPFKPDDGSLDKAVFPGQRDMCCTCPVKPGMPSAYPDLDYLYEKPGPGGVMQSEPSERKTGINEAIPPQNKPSISYQQSVGNVTAEKSLGSTIEPGAPNESQVTPTSPDIGHTGNGSPEIDYVGAETSPGSVKSEQPEASGSSTGPPNGTQITPTTSDFGHADKGSSEIGHPGAQTLPGSVKSGQPGTFGSTIEPGGPIGTQVTPTTPDFSHANKGSSEIGHPGAETLPGSDKPGQPGTFGSTIEPGGPNGTQLTPTTPDFGHADKGSSEISHPGAETLPGSVKSGQPGTFGSTIEPGGPIGTQVTPTTPDFGHADKGSSEIVHPGAETLPSSVKSGQPGTFGSTIEPGGPNGTQVTPTTSDFGHADKGSSEIGHPGAQTLPGSVKSSQPGTFGSTIEPAGPNGTQVTPTTPDFGHADKGSSEIVHPGAETLPSSVKSGQPGTFGSTIEPGGPNGTQVTQTTPDFGHADKGSSEIGHPGAETLPGSVKSGQPGTFGSTIEPGGPNGTQLTPTTPDFGHADKGSSEIGHPGAETLPGSVKSGQPGTFGSTIEPGGPNGTQVTPTTPDFGHADKGSSEIIHPDAETLPSSVKSGQPGTFGSTIEPGGPNGTQVTPTTSDFGHADKGSSEIGYPGAQTLPGSVKSSQPGTFGSTIEPGGRNGTQLTPTTPDFGHADKGSSEIGYPGAQTLPDSVKSSQPGTFGSTIEPAGPSGTQLTPTTPDFGHADKGSSEIVHPGAETLPSSVKSGQPGTFGSTIEPGGPNGTQVTQTTPDFGHADKGSSEIGHPGAETLPGSVKSGQPGTFGSTIEPGGPNGTQLTPTTPDFGHADKGSSEIVHPDAETLPSSVKSGQPGTFGSTIEPGGPNGTQVAPTTPDFSHANKGSSEIGHPGAETLPGFDKPGQPGTFGSTIEPGGPIGTQVTPTTPDFGQADKGSSEIGHPGVETLPESVKSGQPGTFGSTIEPGGPNGTQLTPTTPDFGHADKGSSEIGHPGAETLPDRSTTTNDNQFSQSSDTENITTSTPTVNSFIGSSRKPYSNRRRKPRPQTGKGGRRTPGSRRKPGSTKPSSDIGTKIDELVNDIETNKCES from the exons ATGTTTCAGCGGTTTACCGTGAAGCTTTTAGCAGTGATTTTTAGTCCCTTGCTTGTTGCTGGAAAACATTTTGTGAAATGGGATGGACAAT GTGGAGGCGAAAAACAACCAAGCCAATGGTACCCTCGGCCAGTTGCAGTACACTTTGAGAACGCGTGCTACCCTTTCAAACCAGACGATGGATCGCTGGATAAGGCTGTGTTTCCCGGACAAAGGGATATGTGTTGTACGTGTCCGGTGAAACCCGGCATGCCGTCAGCCTATCCAGATCTCGATTATCTTTATGAAAAGCCAGGTCCTGGTGGAGTTATGCAATCCGAACCATCGGAGAGAAAAACTGGAATCAATGAAGCTATACCACCACAAAACAAGCCATCAATTAGTTATCAACAGTCAGTTGGAAATGTCACAGCAGAAAAATCTCTAGGATCGACGATTGAACCAGGAGCCCCGAACGAGTCCCAAGTCACGCCAACGTCTCCAGACATCGGTCATACTGGCAATGGTTCTCCAGAAATTGATTATGTTGGAGCTGAAACATCGCCTGGTTCTGTAAAATCGGAACAACCAGAAGCTTCAGGTTCGTCGACAGGACCTCCGAACGGAACCCAAATCACGCCGACGACTTCAGACTTCGGTCACGCGGACAAAGGTTCTTCAGAAATCGGTCATCCTGGTGCTCAAACATTGCCTGGTTCTGTAAAATCAGGACAACCCGGAACCTTTGGCTCGACGATAGAGCCAGGAGGTCCGATCGGAACCCAAGTCACGCCGACGACTCCAGACTTCAGTCATGCGAACAAGGGTTCTTCAGAAATCGGTCATCCTGGTGCTGAAACATTGCCTGGTTCTGACAAACCAGGACAACCCGGAACCTTCGGTTCGACAATAGAACCAGGAGGTCCGAACGGAACCCAACTTACGCCGACGACTCCAGACTTCGGTCATGCGGACAAAGGTTCTTCAGAAATCAGTCATCCTGGTGCTGAAACATTGCCTGGATCGGTAAAATCAGGACAACCCGGAACCTTTGGCTCGACGATAGAGCCAGGAGGTCCGATCGGAACCCAAGTCACGCCGACGACTCCAGACTTCGGTCATGCGGACAAAGGTTCATCAGAAATCGTTCATCCTGGTGCTGAAACATTGCCTAGTTCTGTAAAATCAGGACAACCCGGAACCTTTGGCTCGACGATAGAGCCAGGAGGTCCGAACGGAACCCAAGTCACGCCGACGACTTCAGACTTCGGTCACGCGGACAAAGGTTCTTCAGAAATCGGTCATCCTGGTGCTCAAACATTGCCTGGTTCTGTAAAATCAAGTCAGCCCGGAACCTTTGGCTCGACGATAGAACCAGCAGGTCCGAACGGAACCCAAGTCACGCCGACGACTCCAGACTTCGGTCATGCGGACAAAGGTTCATCAGAAATCGTTCATCCTGGTGCTGAAACATTGCCTAGTTCTGTAAAATCAGGACAACCCGGAACCTTTGGCTCGACGATAGAACCAGGAGGTCCGAACGGAACACAAGTCACGCAGACGACTCCAGACTTTGGTCATGCGGACAAAGGTTCTTCGGAAATTGGTCATCCTGGTGCTGAAACATTGCCTGGATCGGTAAAATCAGGACAACCCGGAACCTTTGGCTCGACAATAGAACCAGGAGGTCCGAACGGAACCCAACTTACGCCGACGACTCCAGACTTCGGTCATGCGGACAAAGGTTCTTCGGAAATCGGTCATCCTGGTGCTGAAACATTGCCTGGATCGGTAAAATCAGGACAACCCGGAACCTTTGGCTCGACGATAGAGCCAGGAGGTCCGAACGGAACCCAAGTCACGCCGACGACTCCAGACTTCGGTCATGCGGACAAAGGTTCATCAGAAATCATTCATCCTGATGCTGAAACATTGCCTAGTTCTGTAAAATCAGGACAACCCGGAACCTTTGGCTCGACGATAGAGCCAGGAGGTCCGAACGGAACCCAAGTCACGCCGACGACTTCAGACTTCGGTCACGCGGACAAAGGTTCTTCAGAAATCGGTTATCCTGGTGCTCAAACATTGCCTGGTTCTGTAAAATCAAGTCAGCCCGGAACCTTTGGCTCGACGATAGAACCAGGAGGACGGAACGGAACCCAGCTTACGCCGACGACTCCAGACTTCGGTCATGCGGACAAAGGTTCTTCAGAAATCGGTTATCCTGGTGCTCAAACATTGCCTGATTCTGTAAAATCAAGTCAGCCCGGAACCTTTGGCTCGACGATAGAACCAGCAGGTCCGAGCGGAACCCAACTTACGCCGACGACTCCAGATTTCGGTCATGCGGACAAAGGTTCATCAGAAATCGTTCATCCTGGTGCTGAAACATTGCCTAGTTCTGTAAAATCAGGACAACCCGGAACCTTTGGCTCGACGATAGAACCAGGAGGTCCGAACGGAACACAAGTCACGCAGACGACTCCAGACTTTGGTCATGCGGACAAAGGTTCTTCGGAAATTGGTCATCCTGGTGCTGAAACATTGCCTGGATCGGTAAAATCAGGACAACCTGGAACCTTTGGCTCGACGATAGAGCCAGGAGGTCCGAACGGAACCCAACTTACGCCGACGACTCCAGACTTCGGTCATGCGGACAAAGGTTCATCAGAAATCGTTCATCCTGATGCTGAAACATTGCCTAGTTCTGTAAAATCAGGACAACCCGGAACCTTTGGCTCGACGATAGAGCCAGGAGGTCCGAACGGAACCCAAGTCGCGCCGACGACTCCAGACTTCAGTCATGCAAACAAGGGTTCTTCGGAAATTGGTCATCCTGGTGCTGAAACATTGCCTGGTTTTGACAAACCAGGACAACCCGGAACCTTTGGCTCGACGATAGAGCCAGGAGGTCCGATCGGAACCCAAGTCACGCCAACGACTCCAGACTTCGGTCAAGCGGACAAAGGTTCTTCGGAAATCGGTCATCCTGGTGTTGAAACATTGCCTGAATCGGTAAAATCAGGACAACCCGGAACCTTCGGTTCGACAATAGAACCAGGAGGTCCGAACGGAACCCAACTTACGCCGACGACTCCAGACTTCGGTCATGCGGACAAAGGTTCTTCGGAAATCGGTCATCCTGGTGCTGAAACATTGCCTGATAGATCAACTACTACAAACGACAATCAATTCTCCCAATCCTCAGACACCGAAAATATCACCACTTCAACTCCAACCGTAAACAGTTTCATTGGATCAAGTCGAAAACCTTACTCAAACAGACGGAGAAAACCTCGTCCGCAAACTGGAAAAGGCGGCCGTCGCACCCCAGGATCAAGGAGAAAACCAGGTTCGACCAAACCATCGTCCGATATCGGAACCAAAATCGATGAGCTGGTCAACGATATCGAGACGAACAAGTGCGAGAGTTAG